One region of Paralichthys olivaceus isolate ysfri-2021 chromosome 12, ASM2471397v2, whole genome shotgun sequence genomic DNA includes:
- the cox16 gene encoding cytochrome c oxidase assembly protein COX16 homolog, mitochondrial, whose protein sequence is MINLKLLQKSKTVRYGVPMLLLVVGGSFGLREFTQLRYDSQKIKRRLDPSLEAKVNVQKQPVMLEEEYKRIKEKNLDEWRNIRGPRPWEDSRDYQEQQRNQQNKKN, encoded by the exons ATGAtcaacctgaagctgctgcagaaaagCAAGACGGTCCGATATGGAGTCCCGATGCTC TTGCTGGTAGTTGGAGGCTCCTTTGGCCTGCGAGAGTTTACACAACTCCGATATGATTCCCAGAAGATCAAGAGAAGG TTGGATCCTTCACTGGAGGCTAAAGTCAACGTGCAGAAGCAGCCGGTGATGCTGGAGGAGGAGTACAAG AGGATAAAGGAGAAGAATTTGGACGAGTGGAGGAACATCCGTGGTCCTCGTCCCTGGGAGGACTCGAGGGACTATCAGGAGCAGCAGCGAAAccagcagaacaaaaaaaactga